The proteins below are encoded in one region of Takifugu rubripes chromosome 1, fTakRub1.2, whole genome shotgun sequence:
- the hlfb gene encoding HLF transcription factor, PAR bZIP family member b gives MQGGRMEKMTRPSAVIPGFLPPATHGVLKSLLETPQKLPLHHHVFSKGHEKDKKLDEEQNPPQSAFLGPTLWDKTLPYDGDNFQLDYMDLEEFLSENGIPSSHAQHLPCQHHPHAPPCQPHISQATPTPAAFVMDLNNHASTSIRSNCLHSSPARAGLPSSRDTPSPMDPTAIHVPVKYEPDPADLVLSSEAGKEMFDPRKCKFSDEELKPQPMIRKARKVLIPEDLKDDKYWARRRKNNLAAKRSRYARRVKENQIASRAAFLEKENSALRLELVDLRKELGRIKNILAKHKAQHSPL, from the exons ATGCAAGGAGGCAGAATGGAGAAAATGACCCGGCCATCCGCTGTGATCCCCGGGTTCTTGCCGCCGGCGACCCACGGAGTACTGAAGTCTCTGCTGGAGACCCCGCAGAAGCTGCCGCTGCACCACCACG TTTTCAGTAAAGGGCATGAGAAGGACAAGAAGCTGGATGAGGAGCAGAATCCCCCCCAGTCAGCCTTTCTGGGCCCCACACTCTGGGACAAGACGCTGCCATATGATGGTGACAACTTCCAGCTAGACTACATGGACCTGGAGGAGTTCCTGTCTGAGAATGGTATTCCATCAAGCCACGCCCAGCACCTCCCCTGTCAGCACCACCCACATGCCCCTCCCTGCCAACCACATATTTCTCAGGCCACACCCACACCTGCAGCATTTGTGATGGACCTCAATAACCACGCCTCCACCTCGATACGCAGCAATTGTCTGCACAGCAGCCCGGCGAGAGCAG GTCTCCCAAGCTCCAGAGACACCCCCAGCCCCATGGACCCCACCGCCATTCATGTTCCTGTGAAGTACGAGCCCGATCCAGCCGACCTGGTTCTGTCCAGCGAAGCGGGCAAGGAAATGTTTGACCCGCGCAAATGCAAATTCTCCGACGAGGAGCTGAAGCCGCAGCCCATGATCAGGAAGGCCCGCAAAGTGCTCATCCCAGAGGACCTGAAG GATGACAAATACTGGGCCCGACGCAGGAAGAACAACCTGGCAGCCAAACGCTCCCGATACGCACGGCGGGTGAAAGAGAACCAGATCGCCAGCCGGGCCGCTTTCCTGGAGAAAGAGAATTCTGCTTTGAGGCTGGAATTGGTCGATCTGAGGAAAGAGCTCGGTCGAATTAAGAACATCCTCGCCAAGCACAAAGCCCAGCACAGTCCACTGTGA